In uncultured Bacteroides sp., the following proteins share a genomic window:
- a CDS encoding translocation/assembly module TamB domain-containing protein, giving the protein MAAIATDELEKILHTELSIGRVDIGLMNRIIVDDVLLKDQSNKEMLKVARLSAKFEILPLFKGKITIRSVQLFGFNIHLNKKTPKDPINCKFVIDAFASKDTVKKESKLDLRINSVLIRRGTFNYDILSEPESPGKFNTKHLQFSNIIANISLKALRKDSINASIKRLSLSEKSGIELQKLSFKVTGNTKGAKIDNFIIGLPETKIQLSPVKISYDGFKAFKNIANDVSFSTHILPSSIILHDISPLVPALANFRDRIDFEIGVNGTINQLSISGLKINANNNLTISAGATFQDLSHTKDTYFIGDIHQLKINRAGMDFLVRNLVKNFSGTPDILKRLGNIAFKGEVSGYFNDLVTYGTFNTGLGTVKTDVKFSSEKPKGSYNFSGAVKTDKFNLGRLLGNEEKFGKTSLNLEVKGTQRKGTKPDISLKGLVASLEYSGYEYKNIELDGLYKNGGFDGKIALNDDNGSVFMNGKINLSQKTPTFNFQANIKNVNPYNLHLTNKYKDAKFSLSVDANFTGRSIDDMIGEINVDSFAFVSPEKNYFMNNLNIAAKQTNGKKSLELNSEFLKAKVEGNYSYQTIPVSIMKTVERYIPSLLSVNKKYKDPHNDFNFDIHIYNTDILSTVFDIPINIYKQSTIKGYFKDNDRKLKIDGYFPSVQYKNIFIESGMVLCESADNQFKCQVRGNNRQKNGSTVNIALEALAQNDKVHTSINWGNNAVKTYSGKFSTIINFFKTAGANPILQAKIDVEPTEVILNDSVWNIHPSHIEVDSGRVYVDNFLFKHKDQYLRINGKATKNINDTVKVELKDINIGYVFDIVNLKSVDLTGDATGTMYMNQVMKSPIMNTQLFVKNFAFNKGLLGDMNVYGEWDKEKEGIFLNAKIKEPNVSESNVKGYIYPKKAGLDLDIDAHNTNVAFLNTYLQSIASNIKGRATGHIRLFGLFKALTLEGSALADASFKVNVLNTTFALKDSVRLIPTEISLKNAKVLDPEGHTGVVNGYVRHEHFKNMNYHFQMDAKNMLVYNTKESPDMPFYGAVYGTGNASLSGDNSGLNVDVAMSTNRNTNFVYLMTNTSSAVSNQFVKFVDKTPKRKVQEDTTVVVDYFMKQMEKEAESSSMDIRLNMLVDATPDATMKIIVDPVANDYIIGKGSGNIRMEYYNKGGVKMFGNYTIDHGTYKFSFQQVIRKDFNISSGSSISFNGDPLNANLDLKAAYTVNSVSLSDLGSEVPEDIKKSNIKVNCIMNISGILVHPNIKLSIELPNESEEKKRVVQNVISTEDQISMQTLYLLSLGKFYTPDYANTTQNSNAMTSVLSSTISGQLNNMLSHVINSNSWNMGINGTTGTNGWTDMEFEGMLSGQMLNNRLLINGNFGYRENPTVTSNFVGNFDLEYLLTNQIRMKAYNQSNDRYYTRTTLNTQGLGIMYKKDFDSWCELLPWNRKKKKQIVQPKDSIAPDPKGQNVPQSKKKRDR; this is encoded by the coding sequence ATGGCAGCTATTGCCACAGATGAATTAGAAAAAATCCTTCATACAGAATTATCTATCGGAAGAGTTGATATCGGACTAATGAACCGCATCATTGTTGACGATGTATTGCTGAAAGATCAGTCAAACAAAGAGATGCTTAAGGTAGCACGCCTTTCTGCTAAGTTTGAGATTTTACCATTGTTCAAGGGTAAAATAACCATCCGAAGCGTTCAGCTCTTTGGATTCAACATTCATCTGAATAAAAAGACTCCTAAAGATCCTATCAACTGCAAATTTGTTATTGACGCATTTGCAAGTAAAGATACTGTAAAGAAAGAGAGCAAGCTCGATTTACGTATTAATTCCGTATTGATTCGTAGAGGTACATTCAATTACGATATTCTCTCAGAGCCCGAAAGCCCGGGCAAGTTTAATACAAAGCATTTACAGTTCTCCAATATCATTGCCAACATTTCTCTGAAAGCCTTGCGTAAGGACTCTATAAATGCATCGATAAAACGATTAAGCCTGAGCGAAAAATCGGGTATTGAATTACAGAAGCTATCGTTTAAAGTAACAGGAAATACCAAAGGAGCCAAGATAGATAACTTTATCATCGGACTGCCGGAAACAAAGATTCAGTTGTCGCCGGTTAAGATTTCATATGATGGCTTTAAAGCATTTAAGAACATCGCCAATGATGTCTCTTTCTCCACACATATACTGCCTTCGTCTATCATTCTTCACGACATATCTCCTCTTGTTCCGGCACTGGCTAACTTCCGTGACAGAATTGATTTTGAGATTGGAGTTAACGGCACCATTAATCAATTATCTATATCGGGCCTCAAAATTAATGCAAACAATAACCTCACAATTTCAGCAGGAGCTACCTTCCAGGATCTGTCGCATACAAAGGACACCTATTTCATCGGTGATATTCATCAACTGAAGATTAACCGTGCAGGAATGGATTTCCTTGTACGAAACCTGGTTAAGAACTTCTCCGGTACACCCGATATTTTAAAACGATTAGGAAATATCGCATTTAAAGGTGAAGTTTCTGGTTACTTCAATGATTTAGTAACCTACGGAACATTCAATACAGGCTTAGGAACAGTAAAGACCGACGTTAAATTCAGTTCTGAAAAACCCAAGGGTAGTTACAATTTCTCCGGAGCCGTAAAAACCGACAAATTTAATCTGGGGAGATTACTAGGAAATGAAGAGAAGTTTGGAAAGACGTCACTCAACCTGGAAGTAAAAGGAACACAACGCAAAGGAACAAAACCAGATATTTCCTTGAAAGGACTGGTTGCTTCATTAGAATATAGCGGCTACGAATACAAAAACATTGAGCTCGACGGATTATATAAGAACGGAGGGTTCGACGGAAAGATCGCATTAAATGACGATAATGGAAGTGTTTTCATGAACGGAAAAATCAATCTGTCCCAGAAGACTCCTACATTTAACTTTCAGGCAAACATCAAAAACGTAAATCCTTATAACCTGCATCTGACGAACAAATACAAAGATGCGAAATTCTCTTTAAGCGTGGATGCTAATTTTACAGGGCGCTCTATTGATGATATGATTGGAGAAATCAATGTAGACAGCTTTGCTTTTGTTAGTCCGGAGAAAAATTACTTCATGAACAATCTGAATATTGCTGCAAAACAAACAAACGGCAAGAAAAGTCTGGAGCTAAATTCTGAATTCTTAAAAGCTAAAGTGGAAGGAAACTATTCATACCAAACAATCCCAGTGAGCATTATGAAAACTGTGGAAAGATATATTCCTTCATTGCTCAGCGTGAACAAAAAATATAAAGACCCACACAATGACTTTAATTTTGATATCCACATTTATAACACAGATATTCTGTCTACCGTTTTTGACATTCCTATAAATATCTACAAACAGAGTACAATAAAGGGATATTTTAAAGACAACGACCGAAAACTGAAAATTGATGGCTATTTTCCAAGCGTTCAATATAAAAACATATTTATTGAATCGGGAATGGTTCTTTGTGAAAGTGCCGATAACCAGTTTAAATGTCAGGTCAGGGGAAATAACAGACAGAAAAACGGTTCAACAGTCAACATCGCCCTGGAAGCGTTGGCACAAAACGATAAAGTTCACACATCAATCAATTGGGGTAACAATGCCGTTAAGACATACAGCGGCAAATTCTCGACAATCATTAATTTCTTTAAAACAGCAGGTGCTAATCCTATTCTTCAGGCCAAAATAGATGTAGAACCCACCGAAGTTATTCTCAATGACAGCGTATGGAACATTCATCCTTCTCACATAGAAGTAGATTCCGGACGAGTATACGTTGATAATTTCCTTTTCAAACACAAAGATCAATATCTGCGCATCAATGGTAAGGCAACCAAGAACATCAACGATACCGTAAAAGTAGAACTGAAAGATATCAATATCGGATACGTTTTCGATATTGTAAATCTTAAATCGGTAGATTTAACAGGAGACGCCACCGGCACCATGTATATGAATCAGGTAATGAAAAGCCCTATCATGAATACTCAGCTTTTCGTTAAGAACTTTGCATTTAACAAAGGCCTGCTTGGTGATATGAATGTGTACGGAGAATGGGATAAAGAGAAAGAAGGAATCTTCCTTAATGCAAAAATTAAAGAGCCCAATGTGTCAGAGTCTAATGTAAAAGGATACATCTACCCCAAGAAAGCCGGGTTAGATCTTGATATTGATGCACACAACACGAATGTTGCTTTCCTGAATACTTATCTGCAAAGTATAGCCTCCAACATCAAAGGACGAGCTACAGGACATATCAGATTATTTGGACTATTCAAGGCACTTACCCTGGAAGGATCAGCCCTTGCCGATGCCTCCTTCAAGGTTAATGTGCTCAACACCACCTTTGCCCTGAAAGATTCCGTACGCCTCATTCCTACTGAAATTTCCTTAAAGAATGCCAAAGTGCTCGATCCGGAAGGTCACACCGGAGTGGTTAACGGCTATGTGCGTCACGAGCACTTTAAAAACATGAATTATCATTTCCAGATGGATGCAAAGAACATGCTGGTCTATAACACAAAAGAGAGTCCGGACATGCCTTTCTACGGTGCTGTATATGGAACAGGAAACGCTTCGCTTTCAGGAGACAACTCCGGGTTAAACGTAGATGTAGCCATGAGCACCAACCGAAATACCAATTTCGTTTACCTCATGACCAATACCTCTTCGGCAGTGAGCAACCAGTTTGTTAAGTTCGTTGATAAAACACCTAAACGCAAAGTACAGGAAGACACCACCGTGGTGGTCGATTACTTCATGAAACAGATGGAAAAAGAAGCCGAATCATCCAGTATGGATATCCGTTTGAATATGTTGGTCGATGCTACCCCCGATGCAACAATGAAGATCATTGTTGATCCCGTTGCCAACGATTACATTATAGGAAAAGGATCGGGAAATATCCGAATGGAATATTATAATAAGGGAGGTGTTAAGATGTTCGGTAACTACACAATAGATCACGGAACATATAAATTTAGTTTTCAGCAAGTTATCCGTAAAGATTTCAATATTAGTTCCGGTAGTTCTATCAGCTTCAATGGAGATCCATTAAATGCCAATCTTGATTTAAAAGCTGCTTACACAGTAAATTCTGTTTCATTAAGTGATTTAGGGTCAGAGGTTCCGGAAGACATTAAGAAATCAAATATAAAAGTAAACTGTATAATGAATATCAGCGGTATTCTAGTACATCCTAATATAAAACTTAGCATAGAATTGCCTAATGAAAGCGAAGAGAAAAAACGTGTTGTGCAAAATGTAATCAGCACGGAAGATCAGATAAGTATGCAAACGCTCTATCTGTTAAGTCTTGGTAAATTCTATACCCCCGACTATGCTAATACAACTCAGAATTCAAATGCAATGACATCCGTACTATCTTCTACTATCTCCGGTCAGCTTAATAATATGCTATCTCACGTTATTAACAGTAACAGCTGGAATATGGGTATAAATGGTACCACAGGAACCAACGGATGGACCGATATGGAGTTTGAAGGAATGCTTTCAGGTCAGATGCTTAATAACCGTTTGCTGATAAACGGAAACTTTGGATACCGTGAGAATCCAACAGTAACCAGCAACTTTGTAGGCAACTTTGACCTCGAGTATCTGCTTACCAACCAAATCCGTATGAAAGCCTATAATCAGTCGAACGACCGTTACTATACCCGAACCACATTAAACACGCAAGGTCTTGGTATCATGTATAAAAAAGACTTCGACTCATGGTGCGAGTTGCTGCCCTGGAACCGTAAAAAGAAAAAGCAAATAGTTCAGCCTAAGGATTCAATTGCTCCGGACCCTAAAGGACAGAACGTTCCTCAGTCAAAGAAGAAACGGGATCGATAA
- a CDS encoding response regulator transcription factor, giving the protein MDNLYEKWTNQIPNEQRIFAGLNSLIDILIMNISSAILIYGPDCSSTRLLKESFRNERLEVKLCFDVDSAYRYYCDARPQICLLHEFPSMESSFPLAKRMLEFSRNTYLVFLFKQDRMTNFRIGYQLGADDCLMVPYDTDELKLRLKAMIRRGYEAKVKYSMQYVLGKYIFDVQKGVLYFEQSKIHLTTRETDLLLLLCKRMNEFVSKEDSLKAIWSGEEYANSRVLSIYIFKLRQILKNDPSVQITTLHGGGYKLTTNSINRISDVVPYQYNWL; this is encoded by the coding sequence TTGGACAATTTGTATGAGAAATGGACCAATCAGATTCCTAATGAGCAACGTATCTTTGCAGGATTGAATTCTTTAATAGATATTTTAATTATGAATATAAGTTCCGCTATACTTATTTATGGCCCGGATTGCAGCTCAACCCGGTTGTTGAAAGAGTCTTTTCGAAATGAACGTTTAGAAGTAAAACTATGCTTTGATGTAGATAGTGCTTATCGTTACTATTGCGATGCACGGCCACAGATTTGTCTTCTTCATGAATTTCCTTCAATGGAAAGCTCTTTTCCTTTGGCAAAACGAATGCTGGAGTTTAGCAGAAACACTTATCTTGTTTTCCTTTTCAAACAAGACCGGATGACTAACTTTAGAATTGGTTATCAGTTAGGAGCTGATGATTGCCTGATGGTTCCGTATGACACTGATGAGCTTAAATTAAGGCTAAAGGCTATGATAAGAAGAGGGTATGAGGCGAAAGTAAAATATTCTATGCAATATGTATTAGGAAAGTATATTTTTGATGTTCAGAAGGGTGTTTTATACTTTGAACAATCAAAGATTCATCTCACAACCAGGGAAACGGATTTGTTATTGCTTCTATGCAAAAGAATGAATGAATTTGTATCGAAGGAGGATTCGTTGAAAGCTATATGGAGTGGGGAAGAATATGCTAATTCAAGAGTTCTGTCGATCTATATTTTTAAATTGAGGCAAATACTAAAGAATGATCCTTCTGTTCAGATAACAACACTGCATGGAGGTGGATATAAGCTGACTACTAATTCTATAAATAGAATTTCAGATGTAGTGCCTTATCAGTATAACTGGTTATAA
- the map gene encoding type I methionyl aminopeptidase, translating into MSLKKIKNNWHPVKGEPLSELDKKVLYHQNKGFLVPKRKLIKTSEQIEGIRKSGLINTGVLDLIADNIHVGMSTAEIDKLVYDYTVAHGAIPAPLNYEGFPKSVCTSINDVVCHGIPSEHEILQEGDIVNVDVSTILDGYFSDASRMFMIGEVKPELKKLVEVTKECLEIGVEKAKAWGFLGDIGTAIQRHAEKNGFSVVRDLCGHGVGLKFHEEPDVEHFAKKGKGMLLVPGMVFTIEPMINMGKYDVFVDEEDGWTVLTDDGLPSAQWEYTLAITETGTEILTH; encoded by the coding sequence ATGTCGTTAAAGAAGATAAAAAACAATTGGCATCCTGTTAAGGGAGAGCCGCTTTCAGAATTAGATAAGAAAGTTCTTTATCACCAGAATAAGGGTTTTTTAGTACCCAAACGTAAGTTAATTAAAACTTCGGAACAAATTGAAGGCATTCGTAAAAGTGGTTTGATCAATACTGGAGTGCTTGATCTGATTGCAGATAATATTCATGTTGGAATGTCTACAGCTGAGATTGACAAGCTGGTTTATGATTATACTGTTGCACACGGAGCTATCCCTGCTCCACTTAATTATGAAGGATTTCCTAAGAGTGTTTGTACATCTATTAATGATGTAGTGTGTCACGGTATTCCCAGCGAACATGAGATACTTCAGGAAGGTGATATCGTAAATGTTGATGTCTCTACTATATTAGATGGTTATTTCTCGGATGCTTCGCGAATGTTTATGATTGGTGAGGTAAAGCCTGAGCTGAAGAAGCTGGTAGAGGTAACCAAAGAATGTTTGGAAATTGGAGTAGAAAAAGCCAAAGCATGGGGATTTCTTGGAGATATAGGAACGGCCATTCAACGTCATGCTGAAAAAAATGGCTTCTCTGTAGTAAGAGATTTGTGTGGCCATGGTGTTGGACTGAAATTTCATGAGGAACCTGATGTGGAACATTTTGCTAAAAAAGGAAAGGGAATGTTGCTGGTTCCAGGAATGGTATTTACCATTGAACCAATGATTAACATGGGCAAATATGATGTATTTGTTGATGAAGAGGATGGCTGGACTGTGTTGACTGATGATGGACTTCCTTCTGCTCAATGGGAATATACATTGGCTATTACTGAAACAGGAACTGAAATACTAACTCATTGA